Proteins encoded in a region of the Coffea eugenioides isolate CCC68of chromosome 4, Ceug_1.0, whole genome shotgun sequence genome:
- the LOC113769185 gene encoding uncharacterized protein LOC113769185, which produces MEDATGNKDGRLRDEEDEDVQVVEPSTKSSRKGTGTRDEKTKQSSKKKQNAQTGEPSVEPSIEQIEEHQTEEYPVSGSEKELEQSTNAHACITKTPRNVTESHNKKGKRSSKRKGIAQTKERQTSTPSVEQGEKQQAAEKNAGEQQTAEPSTKKSPRTSSGVQNTVSTDQRSGKRKRPAKEQPEAQIVEEPTPYPSSLIMMPRRGSNGSRRKASSLRGLSSHTNFDNENAHQKEPRTKPTTETTPEYRASSSQPQDKGKTPATEKETEEDDDEDTEEEEVHPAQFGLARRRPGSSKITI; this is translated from the exons ATGGAAGATGCCACCGGCAATAAGGATGGAAG GCTTAGAGATGAAGAGGATGAAGACGTTCAAGTCGTCGAACCTTCCACCAAATCATCCAGAAAGGGAACTGGAACTCGTGATGAAAAGACGAAGCAGTCTTCAAAAAAGAAGCAGAATGCTCAAACTGGTGAGCCATCTGTTGAACCCTCTATTGAGCAGATAGAGGAGCATCAAACTGAAGAGTATCCAGTCAGTGGTAGTGAAAAGGAACTGGAGCAATCCACCAATGCTCATGCATGCATCACGAAAACACCCAGAAATGTGACGGAATCTCAcaataaaaagggaaaaaggtcCTCTAAAAGGAAGGGGATTGCTCAAACTAAGGAAAGGCAAACTTCTACTCCTTCTGTTGAGCAAGGTGAGAAACAGCAGGCTGCAGAGAAAAATGCTGGGGAGCAGCAAACTGCTGAACCTTCTACCAAGAAGTCACCAAGGACAAGTTCTGGTGTTCAGAATACTGTGTCAACCGATCAACGCAGTGGAAAGAGAAAGCGTCCTGCCAAAGAGCAACCTGAAGCTCAGATTGTAGAGGAACCTACCCCTTATCCAAGTTCATTGATAATGATGCCAAGGAGAGGTTCGAATGGATCTCGCAGAAAGGCTTCATCACTCAGAGGACTATCATCCCATACGAATTTC GACAATGAGAATGCACATCAAAAGGAGCCTAGAACTAAACCAACTACTGAAACTACTCCAGAGTACCGTGCCTCCAGTTCTCAACCACAGGACAAAGGAAAAACTCCAGCAACTGaaaaagaaactgaagaggatgatgatgaggacactgaagaggaagaagtgCATCCTGCTCAGTTTGGCCTAGCAAGGAGGAGGCCTGGATCGTCAAAGATTACCATTTAG